GGATGCCGCCAACATCGCCTTCGTCACGCAAACCACGCTGTCGATTGACGACACGAAAGAAATCGTCGATGCGCTGCGGGCGAAATATCCCGCCGTGACCGCGCCCAGAAAAGAAGACATCTGCTACGCCACCACCAACCGCCAATTGGCCGTGAAGGATATCGCGCCACGCGCGGATGCGGTGGTCGTGATCGGGTCGAAAAATTCATCCAATTCAAACCGCCTTGTGGAGGTTGCGAAGGCCTATGGCGCCAAGCGTGCTTATCTTGCCGACCGCGCGGAAGATTTGCCGTGGGATGAGCTGCGGGATATCCGCGTGCTGGGCCTGACCGCCGGCGCATCTGCCCCCGAAATTCTTGTGCAGCGCGTCATAGAATTGGCCAAAGAGCGCTTCGATGTGACGCTGCAAACCACGGTCGTTGCCGAAGAAACCGTGACTTTCAAGATTCCGCGCATCCTTGCCGCCGTCGAGTAAACGGACGAATAATATTTTCGGCTTATTTCAAATTACCCCTTGCGTTTGAAACTTGCGCACATATAGTGTCCCCGAATTCGGAAGAATATTCGTTAGACAGAAATCGGCACCACTTCGCAACATACAAGGGGACCAGATGACCAAGACCTATTGCCTGACGATCGAAGTCGAAAGCAAAAGCATGACGAACGGCCTTGGATACATGGTCGCCTTCACACTGCCCGGCGACGATGAAAACGTTCTCAAGCAAAAAGGCTTCGCCAACTGGGCCGATAAAGTACGCGACACCGTGCTGCGCGCGGGCGACGCGGTTTACGATCCCGATCCCTACACAAAAAAGCTGGCGATTGCCGAGCTGATGAACGAGCTGAAATCGCTGAACGAGACAAGCCCGATCCAGATCGAGGGTGCGGGCGATATCCCGGCCGTGCAGATCCAGTCCGCCAACCCCTATGACAACCGCATCGAAATCAACTTCACCGACAAGGACGGCCATTACAGCGTCGCCGAAAAAGGCCTTGCCGACCTTGAGCGCCGCGCCGTGACCGCGCATGGGCATACCGGCGTGATCGACGGCACCCGCCGTCATTTCCCCTTCACGACCCAGCAGCCCCCTGCCCTGGCGCCGCCGCGCACCCCGAAAGCTCCGGGAATGCGTCTGTAGGCCTCATTTCTAGAAAAAACAACCATCGAAAGGCCGCCCGGCTTTGCAGCAGGGCGGCCTTTCCTGTATTCTGGTCGCCATCATGGCCGTCTATACCCAGATCACCGCTGAAGATTTAAAAAGCCTGCTGGCGAAGTTCGACGCCGGCACGCTCGAGTCGTTCGAGGGTATCGCGGAGGGTGTCGAAAACTCCAATTACCTGATCAAGACATCATCGGGCAAATACGTGCTGACCCTGATCGAAAAACGCGCGCAGCCGGACGAACTGCCGTTTTACACCGGCTTCATGGCGCACCTGACGGACAAGGGGATTCCCGCCGCGCGCGTCGTGCCCGACAAAACGGGCGAGCGCATCCATTCAGTATCGGGCCGCCCTGCCCTGCTGTCCGAATTTCTGGAAGGCGCATGGCCGCGCGAAGTTTATGTGCATCACTGTCAGGCGATCGGGGAGTTGCTGGCGCGGATGCACCGCGCCGGAAAGTCGTTCACCATGAAGCGGCAAAACACAATGGCGCTGCCGGCATGGGAGGGGTTGATCCATGCCTGCGCCAACCGCGCCGACGAGGTGGAGCCCGGCCTGTTCGCGATGCTGGACGCGGAACTGGATTACCTGAAAAAAAACCGGCCGAAATTGCTGCCGGCGGGTGCTGTGCATGCCGACCTGTTTCCTGACAACGTTTTTTTCCGCGACGAAAAAGTATCGGGCGTCATCGATTTCTATTTTTCCTGCTGGGACACCTTCGCCTATGACCTGATGCTGACTTTCAATCCGTGGTGTTTTGACTGGAAGGGCGACCTTGATGCCGGCCGCGCCCATGCATTTTTGTCAAGCTATAACCTGGGCCGACCCCTCACGAAGAACGAATTAAAGGCGCTGCCTTATTTCGGCCGCGCCGCCGCCGTGCGTATAGTGGCGACCCGCCTGTATGACTGGCTGAACCCCGTCGAAGGCGCGCTGGTGCGCGCGAAGGACCCGATGGAGCACGTCAAAATTTTACGATTCCATCAAAAAGTGTCCTCGCTTTCCGACTACGGCTTCAACCCGTGAAGAAGGTGGATCTTTTT
This sequence is a window from Alphaproteobacteria bacterium. Protein-coding genes within it:
- the ispH gene encoding 4-hydroxy-3-methylbut-2-enyl diphosphate reductase; the encoded protein is MEKPSLTILLASPRGFCAGVDRAIEIVEKSLQKFGAPVYVRHEIVHNKHVLEDLRAKGAVFVKELDEVPEGAPVIFSAHGVPKRVPEAALKRNMIFVDATCPLVSKVHREAEMHHKMGRQIILIGHAGHPEVVGTMGQLPEGAVTLVETVADIDKINVADAANIAFVTQTTLSIDDTKEIVDALRAKYPAVTAPRKEDICYATTNRQLAVKDIAPRADAVVVIGSKNSSNSNRLVEVAKAYGAKRAYLADRAEDLPWDELRDIRVLGLTAGASAPEILVQRVIELAKERFDVTLQTTVVAEETVTFKIPRILAAVE
- a CDS encoding homoserine kinase; the encoded protein is MAVYTQITAEDLKSLLAKFDAGTLESFEGIAEGVENSNYLIKTSSGKYVLTLIEKRAQPDELPFYTGFMAHLTDKGIPAARVVPDKTGERIHSVSGRPALLSEFLEGAWPREVYVHHCQAIGELLARMHRAGKSFTMKRQNTMALPAWEGLIHACANRADEVEPGLFAMLDAELDYLKKNRPKLLPAGAVHADLFPDNVFFRDEKVSGVIDFYFSCWDTFAYDLMLTFNPWCFDWKGDLDAGRAHAFLSSYNLGRPLTKNELKALPYFGRAAAVRIVATRLYDWLNPVEGALVRAKDPMEHVKILRFHQKVSSLSDYGFNP